In bacterium, the genomic window GCCCTCGATGATGAACTTCACGTTCACGGGCAGCTCGGTGCCGGTCTTCAGGTAGGCCTCCAGGGCCTTGACGTGGGTGTAGAGCTGGCCCTTGTCGTCGCTGCCGCCGCGGGCGTAGATGATGCCGTCGCGGATGGCCGGCTCGAAGGGCGGGGAGTGCCACAGGTCCAGCGGATCCACGGGCTGCACGTCGTAGTGGCCGTAGAAGAGCAGGGTGCGCCGGTCGGGGCGCTGCTCGGTCTGGGCGTAGACCAGGGGATGGCCGTCGGTCTCGATGAGCTCGGTCTCCAGGCCCAAGGCCTTCAGCTCGTCGTGGACGAACATGGCGGCGCGCCGCACGTCCGGCGCATGGGCCTGGACGGAGCTGATGCTGGGGATGCGCAGCCACTCGCAGAGCTGCTCCACGTGGCGGTCCTGGCGGGTCTTGAGATAGTCGAGCACGGCGTCCGGAGCCATCGGGGAATCCTTCCACGGGGGGAGCGGGTGGCGGGGCGGGCGCGTCAAAGTTACGCTTGACGAACACAGGTGTCGAGGCCATTGTGTGGCCCCATTCCGGGAATGCCGTTCCCCTAGGGGCCATGTCGCCGCCGCAGGATCGGACGCGCCTGGCGACATCCGCCGGCCGTGGACCCCCGCCACCGCGGCGCAGGATTCCCACCGAGCTTGGACCCTCACTCAGGAGGACGAGGACATGATCATCAGCAAGACCAAGACCAAGGAAGCCGTCAAGGAGTGCAACGTGTCGGGCGAGTTCTACGAGGCCCTCGACAAGAAGGTGTACTCGCTGATCAAGGCCGCCGAGGAGCGCGCCCTGGCCAACGGCCGCAAGACCGTCCGTCCCTGCGACCTCTAGGCCCTGCGTCGTCGGGGCCGCGTCCCCGCCCGTCGCGATTCGAGTTCGAGCGGAGATTCTTTCGGGAATCTCCGCTTTTTTGTCGCAATCCCACTCGCGAGGCTTGAAAAAACAGAAGATCCGCGCCGATTTGGTTGTCATTGTCGGTGCCCGGTGGTAGGGTGGCTGCGGTGCCGGTCGCGCCTCTCTCGCGTCGGTCGGCATCGGCATCCCGTCCAGAATCATCGACACGTGCT contains:
- a CDS encoding DUF1931 domain-containing protein, whose translation is MIISKTKTKEAVKECNVSGEFYEALDKKVYSLIKAAEERALANGRKTVRPCDL
- a CDS encoding M20/M25/M40 family metallo-hydrolase, with protein sequence MAPDAVLDYLKTRQDRHVEQLCEWLRIPSISSVQAHAPDVRRAAMFVHDELKALGLETELIETDGHPLVYAQTEQRPDRRTLLFYGHYDVQPVDPLDLWHSPPFEPAIRDGIIYARGGSDDKGQLYTHVKALEAYLKTGTELPVNVKFIIEGEEECGGPAIYRYVEANPEKLACDAVVISDTSLYDA